The window GCGAGAAACATTATTAAAGCTGTTGAACGATGTGGTCTCACTGTAGAACAAATCGTGTTTTCAGGACTTGCCTCAAGTAATGCGGTAATTACTGACGACGAGAGAGAGCTCGGAGTATGTGTTGTTGATATTGGTGCTGGTACGATGGATATTTCCATTTGGACTGGCGGCGCACTGCGACACACAGAAGTCTTTTCCTACGCAGGAAATGCAGTAACCAGTGATATTGCCTTCGCTTTTGGCACGCCAGTGAGCGATGCTGAAGAGATAAAAGTAAACCATGGTTGCGCTCTGAGTGAGCTCGTAAGCAAGGATGATTCTGTTAACGTCCCTAGTGTAGGTGGCCGTCCATCGAGAAGTTTGCAAAGACAAACTTTGTCGGAAGTGATTGAACCACGTTACACTGAACTTATGGGTCTCGTTAACCAAACTATTGATACGGTTCAATTGCAGCTACGAGATGAGGGTATTAAGCACCACCTTGCAGCTGGCGTCGTTCTCACTGGTGGAGCGGCACAAATTGACGGATTGGTAGAGTGTGCGGAACGTGTTTTCCGCAATCAAGTTCGAGTTGGTAAGCCGTTAGAAGTTAGTGGCTTAACTGACTATGTTAAAGAGCCGTATCATTCTACGGCGGTTGGTTTACTTCATTACGCAAGAGATTGTCAGATAAGTGATGAAGGTGATTACAGCGAACCTAAGCGTTCAGCACCTTCTATGTCAGGTTTATTTGGTAAATTGCGTAATTGGATACAAAAAGAGTTTTAACCTGAGTTGCAGGAAAAAACGGAGATAACACATGTTTGAACCGATGATGGAAATGTCTGACGATGCAGTAATTAAAGTCGTTGGAGTTGGTGGCGGTGGCGGTAACGCTGTTGAGCACATGGTACGTGAGTCAATTGAAGGCGTGGAATTCATCAGTGTTAACACTGATGCTCAAGCTCTTCGTAAAACAAGCGTGAGCAGCGTGATCCAGATTGGTGGTGATATCACTAAAGGCTTGGGCGCTGGTGCAAACCCACAAGTAGGCCGTGATGCAGCTCTCGAAGATCGAGAAAGAATTAAAGAAGTTCTAACTGGCGCCGATATGGTATTTATCGCAGCTGGTATGGGCGGTGGTACAGGTACAGGTGCTGCTCCAGTTATTGCTGAAGTTGCGAAAGAGTTGGGTGTGCTAACGGTTGCTGTTGTAACTAAGCCATTTAGCTTTGAAGGCAAAAAGCGTTTAGCGTTTGCTGAGCAAGGTATCGAAGAGCTTTCTAAACATGTGGATTCTTTAATTACGATTCCAAATGAAAAGCTACTTAAAGTACTTGGCCGTGGCGTAACACTGCTAGAAGCTTTCGCAAGTGCAAATGATGTGCTTAAAAACGCTGTACAAGGTATCGCTGAGCTAATTACTCGCCCTGGTATGATCAACGTCGATTTCGCGGATGTTCGCACTGTGATGTCGGAAATGGGTCATGCAATGATGGGTAGCGGTATCGCAAAAGGTGAAGACCGTGCTGAAGAAGCTGCTGAAACGGCAATTTCTAGCCCATTATTAGAAGATATCGACCTAGCTGGTGCTCGTGGCGTTCTTGTTAACATCACTGCTGGCCTAGATATGCGCTTAGATGAATTCGAAACTGTGGGTAATACAGTTAAGGCATTCGCTTCTGATAACGCAACGGTTGTTATTGGTACTTCTCTAGACCCTGATATGACAGATGAAATCCGCGTAACTGTTGTTGCAACAGGTATCGGCACAGAGAAAAAACCAGACATTACTTTAGTTGCTGGTGGTAAAGCAAAAGTAGCGCCAACGCCTCAACCTCAAGTTGCTGTTCAAACAGCAGCAAAAGTGGAAGAGAAAGTGGCACAACCATTGCAGGAAAAAACTGAGGTAAAACCTCAAGTTAAACCACAGCCAACAACGTCACCTGTTTCTTCAGGTACAGGCGCTAGCCAGAGTGCTGCACCTAAAGCTGAGAAAGAGAGCGGATATTTAGATATCCCAGCATTTTTACGACGTCAGGCTGATTAACAAATACCCAAAATTTGACTATCGTCGAATTAATGGTAAAATTCGCGGTCGGTAAATACTGACCGTGATTTGTAGCACTGATAACGAGGCAAGCAGATGATCAGACAACGTACTCTGAAAGAAATTGTGAAAACAACTGGTGTGGGTCTCCACTCTGGTCGTAAAGTCACACTTACTCTTCGCCCGGCAGCTGCAAATACAGGTATTGTTTATCGTCGTACAGATGTAAATCCACCTGTAGATTTCCCAGCTGATCCAGCATCAGTTCGTGACACTATGCTATGTACCGCTCTTGTTAATGACGAAGGCGTACGTATCTCTACAGTGGAGCACCTTAACGCAGCTCTAGCCGGAATGGGTATCGACAACATTATTGTTGAAGTAGATGCTCCAGAAATTCCAATTATGGATGGTAGCGCAAGCCCATTCGTATACTTGTTACAGCAAGCGGGTGTAGAAACACTGAATGCAGCGAAGCGTTTTATTCGAATCAAAAAGCCTATTCGTTTTGAAGATGGCGATAAATGGGCAGAGTTTGTTCCATTTAACGGCTTCCGTATGGACTTTGAGATCGACTTTAACCACCCTGCAATTGAATCCGATGAGCAACGTTTGTTGTTTGATTTCTCATCACAAGGTTTTGTGAAGCAGATTTCTCGCGCTCGTACTTTCGGTTTTATGCGCGATATTGAGTACCTTCAGTCTCAAAACCTAGTACTTGGCGGTAGCTTTGATAATGCTATCGTACTGGACGAATACCGAATTCTTAATGAAGAAGGCCTTCGTTTCGACAATGAGTTTG of the Vibrio lentus genome contains:
- the ftsA gene encoding cell division protein FtsA is translated as MTKTADDNIIVGLDIGTATISALVGEILPDGQINIIGSGQSPSRGMDKGGVNDLESVVKSVQRAIDQAELMAECQISNVFISLSGKHIASRIEKGMGTISDEEVSQDDMDRAIHTAKSIKIGDEQRILHVIPQEFTIDYQEGIKNPLGLSGVRMEVSVHLISCHSDMARNIIKAVERCGLTVEQIVFSGLASSNAVITDDERELGVCVVDIGAGTMDISIWTGGALRHTEVFSYAGNAVTSDIAFAFGTPVSDAEEIKVNHGCALSELVSKDDSVNVPSVGGRPSRSLQRQTLSEVIEPRYTELMGLVNQTIDTVQLQLRDEGIKHHLAAGVVLTGGAAQIDGLVECAERVFRNQVRVGKPLEVSGLTDYVKEPYHSTAVGLLHYARDCQISDEGDYSEPKRSAPSMSGLFGKLRNWIQKEF
- the lpxC gene encoding UDP-3-O-acyl-N-acetylglucosamine deacetylase; translation: MIRQRTLKEIVKTTGVGLHSGRKVTLTLRPAAANTGIVYRRTDVNPPVDFPADPASVRDTMLCTALVNDEGVRISTVEHLNAALAGMGIDNIIVEVDAPEIPIMDGSASPFVYLLQQAGVETLNAAKRFIRIKKPIRFEDGDKWAEFVPFNGFRMDFEIDFNHPAIESDEQRLLFDFSSQGFVKQISRARTFGFMRDIEYLQSQNLVLGGSFDNAIVLDEYRILNEEGLRFDNEFVTHKVLDAIGDLYMCGHAIIGEFRAYKSGHGLNNQLLRAVLADAEAWEWATFEEEAGSPVAFAEPGMVLA
- the ftsZ gene encoding cell division protein FtsZ; this encodes MFEPMMEMSDDAVIKVVGVGGGGGNAVEHMVRESIEGVEFISVNTDAQALRKTSVSSVIQIGGDITKGLGAGANPQVGRDAALEDRERIKEVLTGADMVFIAAGMGGGTGTGAAPVIAEVAKELGVLTVAVVTKPFSFEGKKRLAFAEQGIEELSKHVDSLITIPNEKLLKVLGRGVTLLEAFASANDVLKNAVQGIAELITRPGMINVDFADVRTVMSEMGHAMMGSGIAKGEDRAEEAAETAISSPLLEDIDLAGARGVLVNITAGLDMRLDEFETVGNTVKAFASDNATVVIGTSLDPDMTDEIRVTVVATGIGTEKKPDITLVAGGKAKVAPTPQPQVAVQTAAKVEEKVAQPLQEKTEVKPQVKPQPTTSPVSSGTGASQSAAPKAEKESGYLDIPAFLRRQAD